In Pelecanus crispus isolate bPelCri1 chromosome 16, bPelCri1.pri, whole genome shotgun sequence, the following proteins share a genomic window:
- the XKR8 gene encoding XK-related protein 8 isoform X1, translating to MWMLRCLHTLKVGWKVCWAKVKEEEEQSRVAFLSHDISMLRLFETFLENTPQLTLLLYVILRTNKAEPSQGLGICTAFMCVSWSLLDYHQSLRSFLQDKHKLSLGSSIVYFLWNLFLICPRVLTVALFALLWPYSVAVHFLLVWLAMFLWVSLQGTDLMESPGPEQLYRAMVAVILYFSWFNVAQGRTLYRSIIYHGFILVDSILLALSWLWYRSPSDEHSYLIPVVSAALPCYLLGLALRVTYYKWLHPNVQVQEEGGYDEVDASRLELRSFSMPDLVNRRMQRLAQTQFPVSRPMGQRFLNGATAVESAV from the exons ATGTGGATGCTGCG GTGCCTCCACACCCTGAAGGTGGGCTGGAAGGTGTGCTGGGCcaaggtgaaggaggaggaggagcagagccgCGTGGCCTTCCTCTCCCACGACATCAGCATGCTGCGCCTCTTCGAGACCTTCCTGGAGAACACCCCGCAGCTCACCCTGCTCCTCTACGTTATCCTGCGGACAAACAAGGCAGAGCCCTCCCAGG GACTGGGGATCTGCACTGCGTTCATGTGTGTGTCCTGGTCTCTCCTGGACTACCACCAGTCCCTGCGCTCCTTCTTGCAGGACAAGCATAAGCTGAGCCTGGGCTCCTCCATCGTCTACTTCCTGTGGAATCTCTTCCTCATCTGCCCCCGCGTCCTCACGGTCGCTCTCTTTGCCCTGCTCTGGCCCTATAGCGTGGCTGTCCACTTCCTCCTTGTGTGGCTAGCGATGTTCCTCTGGGTCAGCCTGCAGGGCACAGACTTAATGGAGTCGCCCGGCCCCGAGCAGCTCTACCGGGCCATGGTGGCCGTGATCCTCTACTTCAGCTGGTTCAATGTGGCGCAGGGGAGGACACTGTACCGCAGCATCATCTATCACGGCTTCATCCTGGTGGACAGCATACTGCTGGCCCTGTCCTGGCTCTGGTACCGGTCCCCCTCTGACGAGCACTCGTACCTCATCCCAGtggtctccgctgccctgccctgctacctgctggggctggcactCAGAGTCACCTACTACAAGTGGCTGCACCCCAACGTGCAGGTGCAGGAAGAAGGTGGCTACGATGAGGTGGATGCCAGCAGGCTGGAGTTGCGCTCGTTCTCAATGCCAGACCTTGTGAACCGGCGGATGCAGCGGCTGGCCCAGACCCAGTTCCCAGTCTCCCGGCCCATGGGGCAGCGCTTTCTGAATGGGGCTACTGCTGTTGAGTCTGCTGTCTGA
- the RPA2 gene encoding replication protein A 32 kDa subunit translates to MWSGHGTFDSGYGTVGTAGPAGGYTQSPGGFGSPAGTQAEKKQRIRSQNIVPCTVSQLLAAEQVDETFRIRDVEISQVTIMGIIRHAEKAPTNILYKVDDMTAAPMDVRQWVDTDEAGGENVVVPPGTYVKVAGHLRSFQNKKSLVAFKIMPLENMNEFTTHILEIVNAHMILRKNLMQPSASRVPQSFSSAGIGDVGGYGGGGSLPVNGLTAHQSQVLNLIKNCPVPEGMSLQELKLQLHNMSMSTIKQAVEFLSSEGHIYSTVDDDHYKSTDAE, encoded by the exons ATGTGGAGCGGGCACG GGACCTTCGACAGCGGGTACGGCACCGTGGGCACCGCGGGGCCCGCGGGCGGCTACACGCAGTCCCCGGGCGGCTTCGGCTCCCCCGCCGGCACCCAGGCTGAGAAGAAGCAG AGAATCCGCTCGCAGAACATCGTGCCCTGCACCGTGTCGCAGCTGCTGGCCGCCGAGCAGGTCGACGAGACCTTCCGGATCCGCGATGTGGAGATCTCCCAG GTGACCATTATGGGGATAATCCGGCATGCTGAGAAAGCACCGACAAATATTCTCTACAAAGTGGACGACATGACGGCAGCCCCGATGGATGTCAGGCAGTGGGTTGATACTGAC GAGGCAGGTGGTGAGAATGTTGTAGTACCTCCAGGGACCTACGTGAAAGTAGCTGGTCATCTTCGTTCTTTCCAG aataagaaaagctTGGTGGCATTTAAGATCATGCCTCTGGAAAATATGAATGAGTTCACCACACACATACTAGAGATTGTCAATGCGCATATGATCCTCAGAAAAAATCTTATG CAGCCT TCAGCATCAAGAGTGCCTCAGTCGTTTTCCTCTGCTGGGATAGGTGATGTGGGGGGCTACGGAGGAGGTGGCAGCCTACCAGTGAATGGACTCACAGCGCATCAGAGTCAG GTGCTGAACTTGATTAAAAACTGCCCTGTCCCAGAAGGTATGAGTCTTCAAGAGTTGAAACTTCAGCTCCACAATATGAGCATGTCAACAATCAA gcaAGCTGTTGAATTCCTTAGCAGCGAGGGACACATCTACTCCACTGTGGATGATGATCACTATAAGTCGACAGATGCTGAGTGA
- the SMPDL3B gene encoding acid sphingomyelinase-like phosphodiesterase 3b, which translates to MQPVALLLLCPLAAALSAAGRFWHITDLHWDPDYDAAAGAGQACPSGGSRALPAAGPWGSYLCDAPWRLLASAARAMRNRLQRPDFILWTGDDTPHVPNEKLGEEKVLHIVENLTSLIRETFPDTKVYAAMGNHDFHPKSQLPGKEHRIYNRTAELWRPWLNDASIPLFRAGAFYSEKLPSPRTRGRMVVLNTNLYYDQNYETAGEEDPAGQFQWLEETLTNASRADEMVYIVGHVPPGFFEKKRDKPWFRSGFNERYLKIVQKHHRVIAAQFFGHHHTDTFRMFYSDTGSPINVMFVAPGVTPWKTTLPGVNNGANNPGIRVIDYDPDTLQVLDMVTYYLNLTHANMMASTWEEEFPTWEEEYRLTEAFQVPDGSARSMQTVLERISKDPRYLQRYHEFNSVSYDLTPCEEACRVDHVCAIREVDFTKYKECVKTSSSASAVISGWLLLFCLLLGLLSPQQVS; encoded by the exons ATGCAGCCCGTCGcgctcctcctgctctgcccgcTGGCCGCGGCCCTGTCAG cggcggggcgctTCTGGCACATCACCGACCTCCACTGGGACCCCGACTACGACGCGGCGGCGGGTGCCGGGCAGGCGTGCCCCTCGGGCGGCTCCCGGGCCttgcccgccgccgggccctgGGGCAGCTACCTCTGCGACGCGCCCTGGCGCCTGCTGGCCTCCGCCGCCCGCGCCATGAGGAACCGCCTGCAGCGGCCGGACTTCATCCTCTGGACCGG agaTGATACTCCACACGTCCCCAATGAGAAGcttggagaagaaaaggttcTGCACATAGTAGAAAATCTGACTTCTCTGATAAGAGAGACATTTCCAG ACACTAAAGTCTACGCGGCGATGGGCAATCATGACTTCCACCCCAAGAGTCAGTTGCCAGGGAAGGAGCACAGGATCTACAACCGAACAGCTGAACTGTGGCGTCCCTGGCTGAACGATGCTTCCATTCCTCTTTTCAGAGCAG GAGCTTTCTACAGTGAGAAGCTGCCCAGCCCAAGGACAAGGGGGCGAATGGTTGTCCTCAATACCAATCTGTACTATGACCAGAATTACGAGACAGCTGGTGAGGAAGATCCTGCAGGGCAGTTCCAGTGGCTGGAAGAAACACTGACCAATGCCTCTAGAGCAGATGAAATg GTCTACATCGTGGGGCACGTCCCTCCTGGCTTCTTCGAGAAGAAACGAGACAAGCCCTGGTTCCGGAGTGGCTTTAATGAGCGATACTTGAAAATTGTGCAGAAGCACCACAGAGTGATTGCTGCCCAGTTTTTTGGGCACCATCACACGGACACCTTTCGGATGTTTTACAGTGATACAG GTTCTCCAATCAATGTCATGTTCGTGGCCCCTGGAGTGACTCCCTGGAAAACAACATTACCTGGGGTGAACAATGGAGCCAACAACCCTGGGATTCGGGTGATCGACTATGATCCAGACACCCTTCAGGTTTTG gATATGGTGACTTACTACTTGAATCTAACTCATGCCAACATGATGGCCTCAACATGGGAGGAAGAGTTCCCAACATGGGAGGAAGAGTATAGGCTGACAGAAGCCTTTCAAGTCCCTGATGGCTCTGCGCGCTCCATGCAAACGGTGCTGGAGAGGATATCAAAGGATCCACGCTATCTGCAGCGGTACCACGAGTTCAACTCTGTCAGTTATGACCTCACCCCATGCGAGGAGGCCTGCCGCGTTGATCATGTTTGTGCCATCAGGGAAGTTGATTTTACAAAATACAAGGAGTGTGTTAaaaccagcagctctgcctctgccgTCATCAGTGGTTGGCTTTTATTATTCTGCTTGCTCTTAGGACTTCTGAGTCCCCAGCAAGTGTCATAA
- the XKR8 gene encoding XK-related protein 8 isoform X2, translated as MLRLFETFLENTPQLTLLLYVILRTNKAEPSQGLGICTAFMCVSWSLLDYHQSLRSFLQDKHKLSLGSSIVYFLWNLFLICPRVLTVALFALLWPYSVAVHFLLVWLAMFLWVSLQGTDLMESPGPEQLYRAMVAVILYFSWFNVAQGRTLYRSIIYHGFILVDSILLALSWLWYRSPSDEHSYLIPVVSAALPCYLLGLALRVTYYKWLHPNVQVQEEGGYDEVDASRLELRSFSMPDLVNRRMQRLAQTQFPVSRPMGQRFLNGATAVESAV; from the exons ATGCTGCGCCTCTTCGAGACCTTCCTGGAGAACACCCCGCAGCTCACCCTGCTCCTCTACGTTATCCTGCGGACAAACAAGGCAGAGCCCTCCCAGG GACTGGGGATCTGCACTGCGTTCATGTGTGTGTCCTGGTCTCTCCTGGACTACCACCAGTCCCTGCGCTCCTTCTTGCAGGACAAGCATAAGCTGAGCCTGGGCTCCTCCATCGTCTACTTCCTGTGGAATCTCTTCCTCATCTGCCCCCGCGTCCTCACGGTCGCTCTCTTTGCCCTGCTCTGGCCCTATAGCGTGGCTGTCCACTTCCTCCTTGTGTGGCTAGCGATGTTCCTCTGGGTCAGCCTGCAGGGCACAGACTTAATGGAGTCGCCCGGCCCCGAGCAGCTCTACCGGGCCATGGTGGCCGTGATCCTCTACTTCAGCTGGTTCAATGTGGCGCAGGGGAGGACACTGTACCGCAGCATCATCTATCACGGCTTCATCCTGGTGGACAGCATACTGCTGGCCCTGTCCTGGCTCTGGTACCGGTCCCCCTCTGACGAGCACTCGTACCTCATCCCAGtggtctccgctgccctgccctgctacctgctggggctggcactCAGAGTCACCTACTACAAGTGGCTGCACCCCAACGTGCAGGTGCAGGAAGAAGGTGGCTACGATGAGGTGGATGCCAGCAGGCTGGAGTTGCGCTCGTTCTCAATGCCAGACCTTGTGAACCGGCGGATGCAGCGGCTGGCCCAGACCCAGTTCCCAGTCTCCCGGCCCATGGGGCAGCGCTTTCTGAATGGGGCTACTGCTGTTGAGTCTGCTGTCTGA
- the THEMIS2 gene encoding LOW QUALITY PROTEIN: protein THEMIS2 (The sequence of the model RefSeq protein was modified relative to this genomic sequence to represent the inferred CDS: inserted 1 base in 1 codon; substituted 1 base at 1 genomic stop codon), with protein sequence MAMEPLSFQEYICSLDPATLPRILRICSGVYFQGSVYEISGNECCLSTGDLLKVMAIALQKVICEDTGTGQIMELPPTFKGLFQPVPTPGPFPTLQGPSLEGGTRRGLTLRQVLRRSDRWPQALLCPSIGTCVLLLHPVYEVHAAMHLRRDTVKIPSTLEVDVEDVTEEAQHIHFTRPLLLSEVLGMEEVLPAQAEILEGPAGPTIFESAWVPRLRRGQWLQLHGRSHAWRVLASAPGSSRHFLLSSTYQGRFRQRPRQFTGVQELAAGLQPGRRLRVVVTQDCEGQGDDVPPLGVGDRLEARRLQGTGPSTWLLCHRHGGGEEEEEEEGEELLLPLDLGGSFVEEACDSKKYGLVELLEQQPLPCEVRVVAPDPELERDALGALPALRLEARLDQPFLVGSFCEEPEEGFEIPPQWLDLSLLLSEGPVHPRTPRTHRARVEELTEAFYYQLLAQLPGGLAPPPPRPPKRAQAGSSPGGRCHSAPRPPVPRXPASEHPPGSSAAAAPVPAPAEXPQPVWLAGTPGGCSSDWGGGESRSGRSPWGLCRGPLWCTSVGCALSSLPGTESDSTDHDYETVDDNVQNAIHKMQAIFPF encoded by the exons ATGGCCATGGAGCCACTCTCCTTCCAGGAATACATCTGCTCCCTGGACCCTGCCACCCTGCCCCGCATCCTCAGGATTTGCTCCGGTGTCTACTTCCAAG GGTCTGTGTACGAGATCTCAGGCAACGAATGCTGCTTGTCGACGGGCGACCTGCTGAAAGTCATGGCCATAGCACTGCAGAAGGTCATTTGTgaggacacagggacagggcagaTAATGGAGCTGCCGCCAACATTTAAGG gtcttttccagcctgtccCAACCCCGGGACCGTTCCCGACACTGCAGGGACCGTCCCTGGAGGGCGGCACGCGGCGGGGCCTGACGCTGCGCCAGGTGCTGAGGCGGTCAGACAGGTGGCCGCAGGCCCTGCTGTGCCCCTCCATCGGCACctgtgtcctgctcctgcacccaGTCTATGAGGTGCATGCCGCCATGCACT tgCGTCGGGACACAGTGAAGATCCCCTCCACGCTGGAGGTGGATGTGGAAGATGTCACGGAGGAGGCGCAGCACATCCACTTCACCCGGCCGCTGCTACTGAGCGaggtgctggggatggaggaggtGCTGCCGGCCCAGGCCGAGATCCTGGAGGGTCCGGCCGGCCCCACCATCTTCGAGAGTGCCTGGGTGccgcggctgcggcgggggcagTGGCTGCAGCTCCATGGCCGCTCCCACGCCTGGCGGGTCCTGGCCTCGGCCCCTGGCAGCAGCCGccatttcctcctctccagcaccTACCAGGGCCGGTTCCGTCAGCGGCCTCGGCAGTTcacaggggtgcaggagctggcagccgGCCTGCAGCCCGGGCGGCGGCTGCGCGTGGTGGTGACGCAGGACTGCGAGGGCCAGGGGGACGACGTGCCCCCGCTCGGTGTGGGTGACCGGCTGGAGGCCCGGAGGCTGCAGGGGACCGGCCCCagcacctggctgctctgccacCGCCatgggggcggggaggaggaggaggaggaggaaggcgaggAGCTGCTACTGCCGCTGGACCTGGGGGGCAGCTTCGTGGAGGAGGCGTGTGACAGCAAGAAGTATGGACtggtggagctgctggagcagcagccgctgccCTGCGAGGTCCGGGTGGTGGCCCCTGACCCGGAGCTGGAGCGGGATGCACTGggcgccctgcccgccctgcggCTGGAGGCCCGCCTGGACCAGCCCTTCCTGGTGGGCAGCTTCTGCGAGGAGCCGGAGGAGGGCTTCGAGATCCCGCCGCAGTGGCTGgacctctccctcctgctgagTGAGGGGCCCGTCCACCCCCGGACCCCCCGCACCCACCGCGCCCGGGTGGAGGAGCTGACCGAGGCCTTCTACtaccagctgctggcccagctgcCCGGCGGcctggccccgccgcccccgcggccccccaaGCGAGCACAGGCGGGGTCGAGCCCTGGGGGAAGGTGCCACTCGGCCCCCAGACCCCCGGTCCCCA CCCCTGCCAGCGAGCACCCGCCCGGCTCctccgctgccgccgctcccgTCCCTGCCCCGGCTGAGTGACCCCAGCCAGTATGGCTggcggggaccccggggggATGCAG CTCAGACTGGGGAGGCGGGGAGAGCAGGTCAGGGCGTTCCCCGTGGGGTCTCTGCCGCGGCCCGTTGTGGTGCACGTCCGTAGGCTGtgctctctcttcccttccaggCACGGAGAGCGACAGCACTGACCACGATTATGAAACTGTTGATGACAACGTGCAAAACGCAATTCACAAAATGCAggcaatttttcctttctag